Proteins found in one Nocardia brasiliensis ATCC 700358 genomic segment:
- a CDS encoding DUF6191 domain-containing protein, with protein sequence MTRNTCGARFGATARPRYRSGGSPELDHRESVAVLRDDEEQGAPPLLGVDLNRRTVVLRPNPPKDE encoded by the coding sequence GTGACGCGGAACACCTGCGGCGCCCGGTTCGGTGCGACAGCACGGCCTCGGTACCGCAGTGGCGGATCCCCGGAACTCGACCACCGCGAGTCGGTCGCCGTGCTGCGCGACGACGAGGAGCAGGGCGCGCCGCCACTGCTCGGCGTCGATCTGAACCGGCGCACCGTCGTGCTGCGACCGAATCCGCCAAAAGACGAGTGA
- a CDS encoding helix-turn-helix domain-containing protein — MTATANKTKQTSKKTRSETTASLAAKRATPEYRAAAAAFRLAAEIGDAVRAAREARGWTQSELAERAGLKQHAVSRLESGDVVPTLKTLLRVSDALEVEIVTVKHVA, encoded by the coding sequence ATGACAGCCACAGCGAACAAGACCAAGCAGACCTCGAAGAAGACTCGAAGCGAAACCACGGCCAGTCTCGCGGCGAAACGCGCCACTCCCGAATACCGGGCTGCAGCAGCGGCATTCCGACTGGCTGCCGAGATCGGTGACGCTGTCCGGGCCGCTCGAGAGGCGCGCGGCTGGACCCAATCGGAGCTCGCCGAGCGGGCCGGACTGAAGCAGCACGCGGTGTCCCGGCTGGAGTCCGGCGACGTCGTGCCCACCTTGAAAACTCTGCTGCGGGTTTCAGACGCCCTCGAAGTGGAGATCGTCACCGTCAAACACGTGGCCTGA
- a CDS encoding MerR family transcriptional regulator, which produces MDLIPIGQAAAMLGMTTSALRYYDERGLVCPTTRTGGKRMYNTDQMRRLAFIKVAQSLGLPLDTAGAVLDAPSPEWRDLLAQQITDLERVITQARTAQTFLTHALHCPADHPARECPTMRTALDQLLAGTPLSQLTGETPDPVST; this is translated from the coding sequence ATGGATCTGATCCCGATCGGTCAGGCCGCGGCGATGCTCGGCATGACCACATCGGCCCTGCGCTACTACGACGAGCGCGGCCTGGTGTGCCCTACCACCCGCACCGGCGGCAAACGGATGTACAACACCGACCAGATGCGCCGCCTCGCCTTCATCAAGGTCGCGCAAAGCCTCGGCCTGCCGCTGGACACCGCCGGCGCCGTCCTCGACGCCCCCAGCCCCGAATGGCGCGACCTGCTCGCCCAGCAGATCACCGACCTCGAACGCGTCATCACCCAAGCCCGAACCGCCCAAACCTTCCTCACCCACGCCCTGCACTGCCCCGCCGACCACCCCGCCCGCGAATGCCCCACCATGCGCACCGCCCTGGACCAACTCCTAGCCGGCACCCCCCTCTCCCAACTCACCGGCGAAACCCCTGACCCCGTTTCGACATAG
- a CDS encoding winged helix-turn-helix transcriptional regulator, which translates to MTVGFQADSDPAIPQRDAFDKDCPARTILDKITSRWGVLILAALRDRPLRFYVLRDRIDGISEKMLSQNLRTFTDYGFTERIVEPTIPPRVTYALTPMGAELAEQLHGLLTWVGAHAESIVRSHSGGSNSPAT; encoded by the coding sequence GTGACGGTAGGTTTCCAGGCAGACAGTGATCCCGCCATCCCGCAGCGTGACGCATTCGACAAAGACTGCCCCGCCCGGACGATCCTCGACAAGATCACCAGCCGCTGGGGTGTCCTGATCCTCGCGGCCCTGCGCGACCGGCCGCTGCGCTTCTACGTCCTGCGTGATCGGATCGACGGCATCAGCGAGAAGATGCTCTCCCAAAACCTGCGCACCTTCACCGATTACGGCTTCACCGAACGCATCGTCGAACCGACCATCCCACCCCGGGTCACCTACGCGCTGACACCGATGGGCGCCGAATTGGCCGAACAGTTGCACGGTCTGCTCACCTGGGTCGGTGCGCACGCGGAGAGCATCGTGCGATCCCACTCCGGTGGATCGAATTCACCAGCGACCTAA
- a CDS encoding nucleoside deaminase, whose product MVRAAIAAAAAADPRDVPVGAVVFDSTGRELARAANAREALGDPTAHAEVLALRRAAEVHGDGWRLEGATLAVTLEPCTMCAGALVLARVSRLLFGAWEPKTGAVGSLWDAVRDQRLNHRPQVRGGILESDCTTLLTTFFHTQR is encoded by the coding sequence ATGGTGCGCGCCGCGATCGCCGCGGCCGCCGCCGCGGACCCCCGCGACGTCCCCGTCGGTGCCGTCGTATTCGATTCCACCGGAAGGGAACTCGCCCGCGCGGCGAACGCCAGGGAGGCGCTCGGTGATCCCACCGCGCACGCCGAGGTCCTGGCGCTGCGCCGCGCGGCCGAGGTGCACGGCGACGGCTGGCGTCTGGAAGGCGCCACCCTCGCCGTCACTCTCGAGCCGTGCACCATGTGCGCGGGCGCCCTGGTGCTGGCCCGGGTGTCCCGGCTCCTCTTCGGCGCGTGGGAACCCAAGACCGGTGCCGTCGGCTCGCTCTGGGACGCGGTCCGTGACCAACGCCTCAACCACCGCCCGCAGGTCCGCGGCGGCATCCTCGAGTCCGACTGCACCACCCTCCTGACCACCTTCTTCCACACCCAACGTTGA
- a CDS encoding prephenate dehydrogenase, with product MAATVVCSSGNVEVVCESVGVTAVPKASVCVLGTGLIGGSLLRAAVAAGYDAWGFNRSARGAGAARADGFDVTEDLPAALTKAAEADALLVLAVPMPAVGPLLSAVATFAPHCALTDVVSVKGPVAAAVRKEGLAARYVGGHPMAGTAESGWAATDPDLFRDAVWAVGVDEGTRAEPWTTVTRLALDCGAVVVPVVADEHDRAVARISHLPHVLAEALAVAGAAGGDLALGLAAGSFRDGTRVAGTAPDLVRAICEPNSGALLEVLEETLTLLGAARDTLRADNSLAELVEAGHDARQRYETAQRWEITDIHPGDHNWLAKLRDAGQRGGVITRLN from the coding sequence ATGGCCGCAACGGTAGTCTGCTCGAGCGGAAATGTTGAAGTCGTATGCGAATCTGTTGGGGTGACTGCTGTCCCGAAAGCCTCCGTTTGTGTCCTCGGAACCGGTTTGATCGGCGGTTCTCTGCTGCGTGCCGCGGTCGCGGCCGGCTATGACGCCTGGGGTTTCAACCGTTCGGCGAGGGGCGCGGGCGCGGCGCGGGCGGACGGATTCGATGTCACCGAAGACCTGCCTGCCGCACTCACCAAGGCCGCCGAGGCCGACGCGCTGCTGGTTCTCGCGGTGCCGATGCCCGCGGTCGGGCCGCTGCTCTCCGCGGTCGCGACGTTCGCGCCGCACTGTGCGCTGACCGACGTGGTGAGCGTCAAAGGCCCGGTCGCGGCGGCGGTGCGCAAGGAAGGCCTGGCGGCCCGCTATGTCGGCGGCCATCCGATGGCGGGCACGGCCGAATCCGGCTGGGCCGCTACCGATCCCGATCTCTTCCGGGACGCCGTATGGGCGGTCGGCGTGGACGAGGGCACGCGCGCCGAACCGTGGACCACGGTGACCCGGCTGGCCCTGGACTGCGGTGCGGTCGTCGTCCCGGTGGTCGCCGACGAGCACGACCGCGCGGTGGCCAGGATCTCGCATCTGCCGCATGTGCTGGCCGAGGCGCTGGCGGTGGCCGGCGCGGCGGGCGGCGATCTCGCACTGGGGCTGGCGGCCGGTTCTTTCCGCGACGGCACCCGGGTCGCGGGCACCGCGCCCGATCTGGTGCGCGCCATTTGTGAACCGAATTCCGGCGCCCTGCTCGAAGTGCTCGAGGAAACGCTCACGCTGCTCGGCGCGGCCCGCGACACGCTGCGCGCCGACAATTCCCTGGCCGAGCTGGTCGAGGCGGGACACGACGCCAGGCAACGCTACGAAACCGCGCAACGCTGGGAAATCACCGATATCCACCCCGGCGACCACAATTGGCTGGCGAAGTTGCGCGACGCGGGACAACGCGGCGGCGTCATCACGCGACTGAACTAG
- a CDS encoding tRNA adenosine deaminase-associated protein gives MAAQRSGTNRATSDDYDDVEGFAVAVVREDGKWRCSPLSQAALTDLSAAENELKALRSSGAVFGLLDIDDEFFIVVRPAPSGTRMLVSDATAAIDYDIAADVLEALNVEIPDIDPDELDDIEPWEEGDLGVLADLGLPEPVLSVILAETDLYPDEQLGMIAQRLGFADELSAVLDKLPR, from the coding sequence ATGGCAGCACAGCGCTCGGGCACGAATAGGGCGACGTCGGACGATTACGACGACGTAGAAGGGTTCGCAGTGGCGGTTGTCCGCGAAGACGGCAAATGGCGGTGCAGTCCGCTGAGCCAGGCGGCACTCACCGATTTGTCCGCAGCGGAAAACGAACTGAAGGCTTTGCGCAGCTCGGGTGCGGTATTCGGCCTGCTCGACATCGACGACGAGTTCTTCATCGTGGTTCGCCCCGCGCCGAGCGGCACCAGGATGCTGGTATCGGACGCGACGGCCGCCATTGATTACGACATCGCCGCCGACGTGCTCGAAGCCCTGAACGTGGAAATCCCCGACATCGATCCCGACGAGCTCGACGACATCGAGCCGTGGGAGGAGGGCGACCTCGGCGTGCTCGCCGATCTGGGTCTGCCCGAACCGGTGCTGAGCGTCATCCTCGCCGAAACCGACCTCTACCCGGACGAGCAGCTCGGCATGATCGCTCAACGGCTCGGCTTCGCCGACGAACTCTCGGCGGTGCTGGACAAGCTGCCGCGCTGA
- a CDS encoding putative glycolipid-binding domain-containing protein, translated as MTIPASESQATGNETPPASRWPAILTWRAHNASRMESVRVTLNGNRIRAAGRMIGGACDDHPAFSASYDLVTDESGATKRLSLRTTTAAGERHASIARDEENYWLVDAGGSHVRSTFAGALDVDVVLSPFFNTLPIRRFDLQHAVHDVQVPVVYVRLPDLLVQEASLTYSAAADGISVLSPVSSATVTVDADGFLLDYPGLAERI; from the coding sequence GTGACGATCCCAGCCTCCGAGAGCCAAGCCACCGGCAACGAGACGCCACCGGCCTCCCGCTGGCCGGCGATTCTCACCTGGCGCGCGCACAACGCGTCCCGGATGGAATCGGTGCGCGTGACCCTCAACGGCAACCGTATCCGCGCCGCCGGTCGCATGATCGGCGGCGCGTGCGACGACCACCCGGCCTTCAGCGCGTCCTACGACCTGGTGACCGACGAGAGCGGCGCCACCAAACGTCTCTCGCTGCGCACCACCACGGCCGCGGGCGAGCGGCACGCGTCCATCGCCCGGGACGAGGAGAACTACTGGCTGGTGGACGCGGGCGGCAGCCACGTCCGCTCCACCTTCGCGGGCGCGCTCGACGTGGACGTGGTGCTCAGCCCGTTCTTCAACACGCTGCCGATCCGGCGCTTCGACCTGCAGCACGCGGTGCACGATGTGCAGGTGCCGGTCGTCTATGTGCGGCTGCCGGACCTGCTCGTCCAGGAAGCCAGCCTGACCTACAGCGCGGCGGCCGACGGCATCAGCGTGCTGTCGCCGGTGTCCAGCGCGACCGTCACCGTCGATGCCGACGGTTTCCTGCTCGACTACCCGGGCCTGGCCGAACGCATCTGA
- a CDS encoding NAD(P)H-binding protein: MASKYLVIGATGHVGGQVVSQLAAAGEQVRAVARNPAAARLPAGVEVVSGDLTAPDALAAALADIDAVYLTWPALSVEHAGPVIEVIAAYARRIVLLSSAAVRDDIEEQDNPIGATHAAVERPIVASGSEWTFLRPYGFATNTLEWAAQIRAGDTVRGAYGAASMTLLHEADIAAVAVCALTTDDHLGAKYELSGPSATTRVEQVATIGRALGRTLSWEEITPERARQEMTWLPTEYADFVLAGLAAMVETPGRSTTTVEQVTGSPARTYAQWAADHVADFR; encoded by the coding sequence ATGGCATCCAAATATCTGGTGATCGGCGCGACCGGTCATGTTGGCGGGCAAGTGGTTTCGCAACTGGCGGCCGCGGGGGAGCAGGTGCGCGCAGTGGCTCGTAACCCGGCCGCCGCGCGGCTACCCGCGGGCGTGGAGGTGGTCTCCGGCGACCTGACCGCGCCCGACGCACTGGCGGCCGCCCTCGCCGATATCGACGCGGTCTATCTGACCTGGCCCGCACTGTCGGTCGAGCACGCCGGGCCGGTGATCGAGGTGATCGCGGCGTACGCACGTCGGATCGTGCTGCTGTCTTCGGCCGCGGTCCGCGACGACATCGAGGAGCAGGACAATCCGATCGGCGCCACGCACGCCGCCGTCGAGCGGCCGATCGTGGCCTCCGGCTCGGAGTGGACTTTCCTGCGCCCCTACGGTTTCGCGACGAACACCCTGGAGTGGGCGGCACAGATCCGCGCGGGCGACACGGTCCGTGGCGCCTACGGTGCGGCGTCGATGACGCTGCTGCACGAGGCCGATATCGCGGCGGTGGCGGTGTGCGCGCTGACCACCGACGACCATCTCGGAGCGAAATACGAGCTGTCCGGCCCGTCGGCGACCACACGCGTCGAGCAGGTCGCGACTATCGGCCGGGCACTCGGGCGCACCTTGTCCTGGGAAGAGATCACACCCGAACGGGCCAGGCAGGAAATGACTTGGCTACCAACGGAATACGCCGACTTCGTGCTGGCGGGCCTGGCCGCGATGGTCGAGACGCCGGGCCGGTCGACCACCACGGTGGAGCAGGTCACCGGATCGCCCGCCCGCACGTACGCGCAGTGGGCGGCCGATCACGTCGCCGACTTCCGCTGA
- a CDS encoding type II toxin-antitoxin system RelE/ParE family toxin translates to MELFEIYLDDEVLEFLDTLSILDLARADTAAGYLAEHGPTLSEPHCRYLGDGVRELRFRLTGDRATRMTYWFPPKAGPLAILLTAFRKTKQVESQQVTRAKQARKVCETEHDLSFHTTFETE, encoded by the coding sequence GTGGAGCTGTTCGAGATCTACCTTGACGACGAAGTGCTCGAATTCCTCGATACCCTGTCGATTCTCGACCTCGCCCGCGCTGATACCGCTGCCGGGTACCTCGCAGAACATGGCCCGACACTCAGCGAACCTCACTGCCGCTATCTCGGCGACGGCGTCCGTGAACTCCGTTTCCGGCTTACCGGGGACCGGGCGACCCGCATGACGTACTGGTTCCCACCGAAAGCGGGGCCGTTGGCGATCCTTCTCACCGCCTTCCGCAAGACCAAACAGGTGGAGAGTCAACAGGTCACGAGGGCGAAGCAGGCACGCAAAGTCTGCGAGACCGAGCATGACCTCAGCTTCCACACCACGTTCGAAACGGAGTGA
- a CDS encoding carboxymuconolactone decarboxylase family protein, which translates to MWLGAVESGHDRVARTVLGGIRRSSRMEPPAVLKLLFYRHRFFGTPLSDMFQQSLRGPSFWTVAEREIFATATSEANECPFCYSAHHAIAGAYIDIGVVDRALTDNGDSPMRPEAQAMIEFLRRMTRDPDGLTPADADKVRQAGVSDEAFEEAVWVGTFFNVINRMLNTFGAPALDERGSRVGARFIKSFGYRVPAPIRLFSRGT; encoded by the coding sequence ATGTGGCTCGGCGCAGTCGAATCCGGACATGATCGGGTAGCGCGGACCGTACTCGGCGGCATCCGGCGGTCCAGCAGAATGGAGCCGCCCGCGGTCCTCAAACTCCTGTTCTACCGGCACCGTTTCTTCGGCACGCCGCTGTCGGACATGTTCCAGCAGTCGTTGCGCGGTCCGTCGTTCTGGACCGTGGCCGAACGCGAAATCTTCGCCACCGCAACGTCGGAGGCGAACGAATGCCCGTTCTGCTACTCCGCGCATCACGCGATCGCGGGCGCCTACATCGACATCGGCGTGGTGGATCGCGCGCTGACCGACAACGGGGACTCGCCCATGCGCCCCGAAGCGCAGGCGATGATCGAATTCCTGCGGCGGATGACCCGCGATCCCGACGGCCTGACCCCGGCCGACGCCGACAAAGTGCGGCAGGCCGGCGTCTCCGACGAGGCTTTCGAAGAGGCCGTCTGGGTGGGCACGTTCTTCAACGTGATCAACCGGATGCTGAACACCTTCGGCGCCCCGGCGCTGGACGAGCGCGGATCCCGGGTCGGCGCCCGATTCATCAAATCCTTCGGTTACCGGGTTCCGGCGCCGATTAGGCTCTTCTCACGCGGTACCTGA
- a CDS encoding class I SAM-dependent methyltransferase, protein MNAPLAPVVNHHADHRGFAGPIGLAMGFVMLALGRRRARTVVDLAAVTEADHVLDIGCGPGGAVQAAARRGARVTGVDPSASMLRLARVFVHGKTIRWTTGVAENLPLPDGAVTVAWAVATVHHWPDVTGGLSEAYRVLHPGGRFLTVERAVQAEATGLGSHGWTGEQAEAFANLCRAAHFTDVQVERRVIGRYALWAVHATRP, encoded by the coding sequence ATGAATGCCCCACTGGCTCCCGTCGTCAACCACCACGCCGACCACCGCGGTTTCGCCGGACCGATCGGCCTCGCAATGGGATTCGTCATGCTCGCCCTCGGGCGTCGCCGTGCGCGCACCGTGGTTGATCTGGCCGCGGTGACGGAGGCCGACCACGTCCTGGATATCGGGTGCGGGCCTGGCGGCGCGGTGCAGGCGGCCGCGCGCCGCGGGGCGCGGGTGACCGGCGTCGATCCGTCCGCGTCGATGCTGCGTCTGGCTCGAGTCTTCGTGCACGGGAAGACGATTCGCTGGACGACGGGAGTCGCGGAGAATCTCCCGTTACCCGACGGCGCGGTCACCGTGGCATGGGCAGTGGCCACCGTGCATCACTGGCCCGATGTCACCGGTGGGTTGTCCGAGGCGTATCGCGTGCTGCACCCCGGCGGCCGATTCCTCACGGTCGAGCGGGCGGTGCAGGCCGAGGCTACCGGCCTGGGCAGCCACGGATGGACCGGGGAACAAGCCGAGGCCTTCGCGAACCTTTGCCGCGCAGCACATTTCACGGACGTGCAGGTCGAACGCCGTGTCATAGGCCGCTATGCCCTGTGGGCAGTCCACGCCACCCGTCCGTGA